A stretch of Candidatus Eremiobacteraceae bacterium DNA encodes these proteins:
- a CDS encoding putative glycoside hydrolase produces the protein MRSVRLIRLIAIIFLAFFIANCQSHQTSSAASNGVPTHVLSYTFFGVNGVPKGEPTVDIASAAKWTTWAMSNIPMSKQLHAAGMKTIFYTNPNRVAPRDKAIYSSDESQFAHDCSGKRILVQKGEERYLTDPTSPAAQSAWKSFANQAMSQGQFDAIFDDTAASTGSLSGLPCNFDESKWIDEHVAFVQSLGVPVMVNALGDGDLPHQGKGASATYSVSPILQIVARASNVMGGTFEDCYASPSHASNKGGDVTAGSYWEQTENTELAVARLGKIFVCNQRAAHEAMADAIPARTFAEASFLLTYDLKSSMIRTQFVSPSWFNLGPEIELVALDPVVPTPQTVDSLRSSSGAYGREYRSCYIAGSPVGPCAAAVNPVVGGSRPFPFSGYTHTMVLQGAGILDGGTITSNGPAPGSIASLTGVVAFK, from the coding sequence TTGCGCTCAGTCCGTCTCATTAGACTTATCGCAATCATATTTCTCGCGTTCTTCATCGCGAACTGCCAGAGCCATCAGACGAGCTCGGCGGCGTCGAACGGCGTGCCGACGCACGTGCTCTCGTACACGTTCTTCGGCGTCAACGGCGTGCCGAAAGGCGAACCGACCGTCGACATCGCGAGTGCGGCTAAGTGGACGACGTGGGCGATGTCGAACATCCCGATGTCCAAGCAGCTGCACGCTGCCGGCATGAAGACGATCTTCTATACGAATCCGAACCGCGTCGCGCCACGCGACAAGGCGATCTACTCGAGCGACGAGAGCCAGTTCGCGCACGATTGCTCGGGCAAGCGCATCCTCGTTCAGAAGGGCGAAGAGCGCTACCTCACCGATCCGACGTCGCCGGCCGCGCAGAGCGCTTGGAAGTCGTTCGCGAATCAGGCGATGAGCCAAGGTCAGTTCGACGCGATCTTCGACGACACCGCAGCCTCGACCGGCTCGCTCTCCGGCTTGCCGTGCAATTTCGACGAGAGCAAATGGATCGACGAGCACGTCGCTTTCGTCCAGTCGCTCGGCGTGCCCGTCATGGTCAACGCGCTCGGCGACGGCGATCTGCCGCACCAAGGCAAGGGCGCGAGCGCGACCTACAGCGTGAGCCCGATCCTCCAGATCGTCGCGCGCGCCAGCAACGTCATGGGCGGCACGTTCGAAGACTGTTACGCATCGCCGAGCCACGCGTCGAACAAGGGCGGCGACGTGACCGCCGGATCGTATTGGGAGCAGACCGAGAACACCGAGCTCGCCGTCGCGCGGCTCGGCAAGATATTCGTCTGCAATCAGCGCGCCGCGCACGAGGCGATGGCCGACGCGATCCCCGCGCGCACCTTTGCCGAGGCGTCGTTCCTGCTGACGTACGATCTGAAGTCGAGCATGATCCGCACGCAGTTCGTCTCGCCGTCGTGGTTCAACCTCGGCCCCGAGATCGAGCTCGTCGCTCTCGATCCGGTCGTGCCGACGCCGCAGACGGTCGACTCGCTGCGCTCGTCGAGCGGCGCATACGGTCGCGAGTACCGCTCGTGCTACATCGCGGGTTCGCCCGTCGGACCTTGCGCCGCCGCGGTCAACCCGGTCGTCGGCGGGTCGCGTCCGTTCCCGTTCTCAGGCTATACGCACACGATGGTGCTGCAGGGTGCGGGGATACTCGACGGCGGAACGATCACGTCGAACGGTCCGGCGCCCGGATCGATCGCTTCGCTCACCGGCGTCGTCGCCTTCAAATAA
- a CDS encoding glycosyltransferase: MRRVLLVAYYFPPQPKAGALRPSYLAANLKEFGWEPTVLTVDFPGDPGIDCKIVRVKQLGKSAKLDFVAAGEAAANAKRRSGFERALRDAARNIVYFPDDAVGWLWPARTEALRLTAQERYDAVISTAPPPSAHFVGRAVSVSRRIPWVADYRDLWSGPAGPYFDREFGPLKRAYSYAWERWLLRRATSLTAPTMAHRDALAEYFGRPDAMMIPNAADMAAWQGIDAPPPREFRICYAGKLYAKLRTPDVVFAAVARLRRSNALVGRAVRFDFFGEDPELVTESADRHGVRDAVVVHGEVDRRSALTAMRASAVLLLLLNTAGDLDHIEIANPGSKILEYSGARRPILAVGAAGNAVERIIRESGLGVFASDESACASALAALYDDFRAGKLEPVPLPGWHPPTPRDLAGGFASILDRIADD, encoded by the coding sequence ATGAGGCGCGTCTTGCTCGTCGCGTATTACTTTCCGCCGCAGCCGAAGGCCGGCGCGCTGCGGCCGAGCTATCTCGCTGCGAACCTCAAAGAGTTCGGGTGGGAGCCGACGGTTCTCACCGTCGATTTTCCCGGCGATCCCGGGATTGATTGCAAGATCGTCCGCGTCAAGCAGTTGGGGAAGAGCGCCAAACTCGATTTCGTGGCGGCCGGCGAGGCCGCCGCGAACGCGAAGCGGCGTTCGGGGTTCGAACGTGCGCTGCGCGACGCCGCGCGCAACATCGTGTATTTTCCCGACGATGCGGTCGGCTGGTTGTGGCCGGCGCGGACGGAAGCGCTGCGACTGACCGCGCAAGAGCGCTATGACGCCGTCATCAGCACTGCGCCGCCGCCGTCAGCGCATTTCGTCGGACGCGCGGTCAGCGTGTCGCGTCGGATCCCTTGGGTCGCCGACTACCGGGATCTGTGGAGCGGGCCGGCAGGTCCGTACTTCGATCGCGAATTCGGCCCGCTCAAGCGCGCGTACTCGTACGCATGGGAGCGCTGGCTTCTGCGCCGCGCTACGTCGCTCACCGCGCCGACGATGGCGCATCGCGACGCGCTCGCCGAATACTTCGGCCGCCCCGACGCGATGATGATCCCGAACGCCGCCGACATGGCCGCGTGGCAGGGCATCGACGCGCCGCCGCCGCGCGAGTTCCGCATCTGCTACGCCGGCAAGCTCTACGCGAAGCTGCGCACGCCCGATGTCGTTTTCGCCGCCGTCGCGCGATTGCGCCGATCGAACGCGCTCGTCGGCCGCGCCGTGCGTTTCGATTTCTTCGGCGAGGATCCCGAGCTGGTCACCGAGTCGGCCGACAGGCACGGCGTGCGTGACGCGGTCGTCGTGCACGGCGAGGTCGACCGCCGGTCGGCCCTCACGGCGATGCGCGCGTCTGCGGTGCTCCTGCTCTTGCTGAACACGGCGGGCGACCTCGACCACATCGAGATCGCCAATCCAGGCAGCAAGATACTCGAATACTCCGGTGCGAGGCGGCCGATCCTCGCTGTCGGCGCAGCCGGCAACGCGGTCGAACGGATAATCCGCGAATCGGGGCTCGGCGTCTTCGCGAGCGATGAGTCCGCGTGCGCATCCGCGCTCGCGGCGCTGTACGATGATTTCCGCGCTGGCAAGCTCGAGCCCGTGCCGCTTCCGGGGTGGCATCCGCCGACGCCCCGCGATCTCGCCGGCGGGTTCGCATCGATCCTCGACCGGATCGCAGACGACTGA
- a CDS encoding DegT/DnrJ/EryC1/StrS family aminotransferase, which translates to MKRAEFLPYCRPALGADDIAAVVDTLERGWLTTGPLVKRFEADFAAACGVKHAIALNSCTSAMHLALIALGVGPGDEVVLPALSFVAAANLVLQLGAEPVFCDVEADSLCSTVATIDRATSPRTKAIVTMHYAGRPAAAAPISAYARSRGISVLEDAALAVGTLDDGRWPGFCTDAAAFSFYATKNVTTAEGGMLVTRDDEIAERVRSLSLHGMDKDAWKRYERGGAWRYDVLETGYKYNMPDMAAAIGLTQLAKLPANQKRRDELAAAYVAGLEDVPGVAVAALGSMRTNDRHSWCVFPILVDEQTAGISRDALIEALRDRNIGTSVHYIPSHHFTAYKHRRHGPLQVTEAEWLKLVSLPLFPGMSDTDVADVVAAIKDSVPAASRSRVGL; encoded by the coding sequence TTGAAGCGCGCAGAGTTCCTGCCGTATTGCCGGCCGGCGCTCGGCGCTGACGACATCGCTGCGGTCGTCGACACGCTCGAACGCGGTTGGCTGACGACCGGACCGCTCGTCAAGCGGTTCGAAGCTGATTTCGCCGCCGCGTGCGGCGTCAAGCACGCGATCGCGCTCAACAGCTGCACCTCGGCGATGCATCTTGCGCTCATCGCGCTCGGCGTCGGTCCGGGCGATGAAGTCGTCTTGCCTGCGCTCAGCTTCGTCGCGGCCGCGAATCTCGTGCTCCAGCTCGGGGCCGAGCCCGTCTTCTGCGACGTCGAAGCCGATTCGCTCTGCTCGACGGTCGCGACGATCGACCGCGCGACGTCGCCGCGGACGAAAGCGATCGTCACGATGCACTATGCCGGACGGCCCGCCGCGGCTGCGCCGATCTCGGCATACGCGCGCTCGCGCGGCATCAGCGTGCTCGAAGACGCGGCGCTCGCGGTCGGCACGCTCGACGACGGCCGCTGGCCGGGCTTTTGCACCGACGCTGCAGCGTTCAGTTTCTACGCGACCAAGAACGTGACGACCGCCGAGGGCGGCATGCTCGTCACCCGCGACGACGAGATCGCCGAGCGCGTTCGCAGCCTGTCGCTCCACGGCATGGACAAGGACGCATGGAAGCGCTACGAGCGCGGCGGCGCGTGGCGCTACGACGTGCTCGAGACCGGCTACAAGTACAACATGCCGGACATGGCAGCCGCGATCGGTCTCACGCAGCTCGCGAAACTGCCCGCGAACCAGAAGCGCCGCGACGAACTCGCGGCAGCCTATGTCGCCGGGCTCGAGGATGTCCCAGGCGTCGCCGTCGCGGCCTTGGGCTCGATGCGAACGAATGACCGGCACAGCTGGTGCGTGTTCCCGATCCTCGTCGACGAACAGACGGCGGGCATCTCGCGCGACGCGCTCATCGAGGCGCTGCGCGACCGGAACATCGGCACGAGCGTCCACTATATCCCGTCGCACCACTTCACCGCGTACAAGCACCGGCGCCACGGACCGCTGCAGGTGACCGAGGCAGAGTGGCTCAAGCTCGTCTCGTTGCCGCTCTTCCCGGGGATGAGCGACACGGATGTCGCCGACGTCGTCGCAGCGATCAAGGACAGCGTACCGGCTGCCTCGCGCTCGCGCGTCGGTCTGTGA
- a CDS encoding sulfotransferase, with translation MLSRLSERWRPVYRPRWNSLRSRLIFETNNDYHSAVFLSAAARTGSTWISETINYRNDYRYLFEPISLYRYLLTDRYRPLLPGPEEGIIARSPYHFVHDREPIDTRLQYIRPSDDDPELRARADAVLTGKFKNPAVDQYNYTPRMVFARRLIKETKSGLWLRWLYEQFPGLKIIHLIRHPVPTIQSRLEGKADNDPSLRMRYFRKLIFGQPDLVADWLEPFRGLLESATTVFEQRMVVWCIQNYVPLRQFKPGEIHLAFYEDFCIEPVESLRKLFTYIGEPTDDRTMMRALSKMNAPSSTVHGRTMGEIAGSGRIDGMRQVSKWQARATEEQIATADRFLKAFGMDAIYTVTDPLPRQGGTLALSPSH, from the coding sequence ATGTTGAGCAGATTGAGCGAACGCTGGCGGCCGGTGTATCGGCCGCGCTGGAATTCGCTCCGGAGCAGGCTCATCTTCGAGACGAACAACGACTACCACAGCGCGGTATTCCTGTCGGCGGCGGCGCGGACGGGAAGCACGTGGATCTCCGAGACGATCAACTATCGCAACGACTACCGCTACCTGTTCGAGCCGATCTCGCTCTATCGATATCTGTTGACCGACCGTTACCGCCCGCTCTTGCCAGGACCGGAAGAAGGCATCATCGCGCGTTCGCCCTACCATTTCGTCCACGACCGCGAACCGATCGACACGCGCCTCCAGTATATCCGCCCATCCGACGACGATCCCGAGCTGCGCGCGCGCGCCGATGCCGTGCTCACGGGCAAATTCAAGAACCCGGCGGTCGACCAATACAATTACACGCCGCGAATGGTGTTCGCGAGGCGGCTCATCAAAGAGACGAAGTCCGGTCTGTGGCTGCGCTGGCTGTACGAGCAGTTCCCCGGCCTGAAGATCATCCACCTCATCCGCCACCCGGTGCCGACGATCCAGTCGCGGCTCGAGGGCAAGGCGGACAACGATCCGTCGCTGCGCATGCGCTACTTCCGCAAGCTCATCTTCGGACAGCCCGACCTCGTCGCCGATTGGCTCGAGCCGTTCCGCGGCTTGCTCGAATCCGCGACGACCGTGTTCGAGCAGCGCATGGTGGTCTGGTGCATCCAGAACTACGTGCCGCTGCGCCAGTTCAAGCCCGGCGAGATCCATCTCGCGTTCTACGAAGATTTCTGCATCGAGCCAGTCGAGTCGCTGCGCAAGCTCTTCACGTACATCGGCGAGCCGACCGACGATCGCACGATGATGCGTGCGCTCAGCAAGATGAACGCACCGTCATCGACGGTGCACGGCCGCACGATGGGCGAGATCGCGGGCTCCGGCCGGATCGACGGCATGCGGCAAGTGTCGAAGTGGCAGGCGCGCGCGACCGAGGAACAGATCGCGACCGCCGATCGTTTCCTCAAGGCATTCGGCATGGACGCCATATATACGGTGACCGATCCTCTACCCCGACAAGGAGGTACTCTTGCGCTCAGTCCGTCTCATTAG
- a CDS encoding sulfotransferase: MIFARRAGRLFPRVYFDRDGDYRHTLLLVGSGRSGTSWVPDVINYDHSYRYLYEPFHSKHVPAARDWLPRQYVRIDDDEPRRVDLATSIFTGRLRNAYADAYNRCVVVHRRLVKDTRLQLALGWIRKRFVGMPMIYLMRHPCAVVNSRIQLGRDCDLARMFFSQPQLMEDHLGPFRTEMERARDDFERHVFIWCVENYVPMRQLHAGDAHLIFYEDVCENPEGELQRLAAFLGAAFDERAMRNVGKASVQARKYHGGRTSAIVTGASLVEAWRAYVSPERAKRAIEILRLFGLEAIYDEDPRPRAHSADAMFSQSSNGPTVQASR, encoded by the coding sequence GTGATCTTCGCGCGTCGCGCGGGCCGCCTTTTCCCGCGCGTCTATTTCGATCGCGACGGCGACTACCGCCACACGCTGCTGCTCGTCGGCTCCGGACGCAGCGGAACGTCGTGGGTTCCCGACGTCATCAACTACGATCACTCGTATCGCTATCTATACGAGCCGTTCCACTCCAAGCACGTGCCTGCCGCGCGCGACTGGCTTCCGCGGCAGTACGTCCGCATCGACGACGACGAACCGCGGCGCGTCGACCTTGCGACGAGCATCTTCACCGGCCGCTTGCGCAATGCGTACGCCGACGCGTACAACCGCTGCGTCGTCGTCCATCGTCGCCTTGTCAAAGACACGCGGCTCCAACTCGCGCTCGGTTGGATCCGCAAACGCTTCGTCGGGATGCCGATGATCTACCTCATGCGGCATCCATGCGCGGTCGTCAACTCCCGCATCCAGCTCGGGCGCGATTGCGATCTCGCGCGCATGTTCTTCTCGCAGCCCCAGCTCATGGAAGATCACCTCGGGCCTTTCCGCACCGAGATGGAGCGCGCGCGAGACGATTTCGAGCGGCACGTGTTCATCTGGTGCGTCGAGAACTACGTGCCGATGCGCCAGCTGCACGCCGGCGACGCGCATCTCATCTTCTACGAGGACGTCTGCGAGAATCCCGAAGGCGAGCTGCAGCGGCTCGCTGCATTTCTTGGCGCCGCCTTCGACGAGCGCGCGATGCGCAACGTCGGCAAAGCGTCGGTGCAGGCGCGCAAATATCACGGCGGCCGCACGAGCGCGATCGTCACGGGCGCGAGCCTCGTCGAAGCGTGGAGAGCGTACGTCTCACCCGAGCGTGCGAAACGTGCCATCGAGATATTGCGTTTGTTCGGCCTAGAGGCTATCTACGACGAAGACCCCAGGCCGCGCGCTCACAGCGCGGACGCGATGTTCTCACAGAGTTCTAACGGACCCACGGTGCAGGCGTCCCGCTGA
- a CDS encoding GNAT family N-acetyltransferase — MLTYRRRFVVRGEEWFDARDDRRGVDVHEVFHVLEPLAGYRCVEFYTIEFDLTASEDALFSKLRPEARRQIRRCAESGEVVYERFFPCDDAQVARFFAAFDDLASHKGLAPLDRELTMTYAKSGVLDLSLVRTTEGRELAWHANYRTPQRARQLHSIAFFRDDKAERQMVGRAHRFQTWRDILAFKEAGIPVFDLGGWYHGKTDAELLKVNAFKEEFGGEIVRRYICERGLTLRGKVYVALRNLTGEGMFNAVARAQSAP; from the coding sequence TTGCTCACGTACCGCAGGCGCTTCGTCGTCCGAGGCGAGGAGTGGTTCGATGCCCGCGACGATCGTCGCGGGGTCGACGTCCACGAAGTCTTCCACGTCCTCGAACCGCTCGCCGGCTATCGCTGCGTCGAGTTCTACACGATCGAATTCGATCTGACCGCGAGCGAGGACGCGTTGTTCTCGAAGCTCCGGCCGGAGGCGCGCCGTCAGATCCGGCGCTGCGCCGAGAGCGGCGAGGTCGTCTACGAACGCTTCTTCCCGTGCGACGACGCTCAAGTCGCCCGATTCTTCGCCGCGTTCGACGACCTCGCGTCTCACAAGGGTCTTGCACCGCTCGATCGCGAGCTGACGATGACGTATGCGAAGTCCGGCGTCCTCGATCTCTCGCTCGTTCGGACGACCGAAGGGCGCGAGCTCGCGTGGCACGCGAACTACCGCACGCCGCAACGTGCACGCCAGCTCCACTCGATCGCGTTCTTCCGCGATGACAAGGCCGAGCGCCAGATGGTCGGACGGGCGCACCGCTTCCAGACGTGGCGGGATATCCTCGCGTTCAAGGAGGCGGGCATCCCCGTCTTCGATCTCGGCGGCTGGTATCACGGCAAGACCGACGCCGAATTGCTCAAAGTGAACGCGTTCAAGGAAGAGTTCGGCGGCGAGATCGTCCGGCGCTATATCTGCGAGCGCGGGTTGACGCTGCGCGGCAAGGTATACGTCGCGCTGCGCAATCTGACGGGCGAAGGCATGTTCAACGCGGTAGCGCGCGCTCAGTCAGCGCCCTAG
- a CDS encoding sulfotransferase: protein MIARAKSALKQVYLRAKSAAIVDRGADLKATVFLAGGARSGTTWLSELINYDNSYRYMFEPFGVRQLGDFWYGSYLRPDNADAATRERAEFILSGRFHDPWVDQFNKRLSVERRLVKEVRANLWVKWLRTQFPQVPVVLIMRHPIPTVRSRFKRYFDAKDRSLVDTDPAKRTAEFRHYLLDQRELVEDHLAPFKDVIENAQSVWDQRLLIWCVQNYVPLRQLKSGEAYIAFYESFCLDPVGELRKLFAFLGRDVDDAAAKRVWKPSPMARYDTMPDPATLVSGWTKKVTDADVARAVELLKLFGLDDVYGADPMPKPAGLAAHAAAADAR from the coding sequence ATGATCGCACGCGCGAAGTCGGCGCTCAAGCAGGTCTACCTGCGTGCGAAGAGCGCCGCGATCGTCGATCGCGGCGCCGATCTTAAGGCGACGGTCTTCCTCGCAGGCGGCGCGCGCAGCGGAACGACGTGGCTCTCCGAGCTCATCAACTACGACAACTCGTACCGATACATGTTCGAGCCCTTCGGCGTTCGACAGCTCGGCGATTTCTGGTACGGTTCGTACCTACGGCCGGACAACGCGGACGCCGCGACGCGCGAACGCGCGGAGTTCATCCTCAGCGGCCGTTTTCACGATCCCTGGGTCGATCAGTTCAACAAACGCCTCTCGGTCGAGCGCCGGCTCGTCAAGGAAGTGCGGGCGAACCTCTGGGTCAAGTGGCTGCGCACGCAGTTCCCGCAAGTGCCGGTCGTGCTCATCATGCGTCACCCGATCCCCACCGTGCGATCGCGCTTCAAGAGATATTTCGATGCGAAAGACCGTTCGCTCGTCGACACCGACCCAGCGAAGCGGACCGCGGAGTTCCGCCATTACCTGCTCGATCAGCGCGAACTCGTCGAAGACCATCTCGCGCCGTTCAAAGACGTCATCGAAAACGCGCAGAGCGTGTGGGACCAGCGGCTGCTCATCTGGTGCGTCCAGAACTACGTGCCGCTGCGCCAGCTGAAGTCCGGCGAAGCGTACATCGCATTCTACGAGTCGTTCTGTCTCGATCCCGTCGGCGAGCTGCGCAAGCTGTTCGCCTTTCTCGGACGCGACGTCGATGACGCCGCGGCCAAGCGCGTGTGGAAACCGTCGCCGATGGCGCGCTACGACACGATGCCCGATCCGGCCACACTCGTCAGCGGTTGGACGAAGAAGGTGACGGACGCGGACGTCGCGCGCGCGGTCGAATTGCTGAAGCTTTTCGGCTTGGACGACGTCTACGGCGCCGATCCGATGCCGAAACCGGCGGGTCTCGCAGCGCACGCTGCCGCAGCCGACGCAAGGTGA